A DNA window from Sphingopyxis macrogoltabida contains the following coding sequences:
- a CDS encoding dipeptidase has translation MAGLGAAAAFAAPGALAQARRASVQDARKLQDSAPLVEGLDGSTLNDEYLAKLEAAGLDVICQSRGGFDSFVELHNFLDRHPDRIVQALTVRDIRAANKAGKIAHVSGWQSAEFLVRDGDPVMPAIGNLRGYKQLGLRIVGLVYNVAGPFGGGSLDPDVGLTRAGKRLVEEIHKERLVLDVGGHTAEATSFGALEISKGMPVICSHTNLRSKVDNARNMTDKLIEAIAATGGVIGLTKVNDFHARVRNSPEPVTAQVGIEKHLDQYDYMKKLVGVDHIALGSDFMWGRKDLVAIIPELWPGDVYSNNPPWFMVKDTETVTEYPNVTKGLMERGWTDEEIRKVLGGNLLRVFEKIWGA, from the coding sequence ATGGCAGGGCTGGGCGCGGCGGCCGCGTTCGCGGCGCCGGGCGCGCTGGCGCAGGCCCGGCGCGCGAGCGTGCAGGACGCGCGCAAGCTGCAGGATTCGGCGCCGCTGGTCGAGGGCCTCGACGGCTCGACGCTCAACGACGAATATCTCGCCAAGCTGGAAGCCGCCGGTCTCGATGTGATTTGTCAGAGCCGGGGCGGGTTCGACAGCTTCGTCGAACTACATAATTTCCTCGACCGGCATCCGGACCGGATCGTCCAGGCGCTCACCGTCCGCGATATCCGTGCGGCGAACAAGGCCGGCAAGATCGCGCATGTGTCGGGTTGGCAATCGGCCGAATTTCTGGTGCGCGACGGCGACCCGGTCATGCCCGCGATCGGCAATCTGCGCGGCTACAAGCAGCTCGGGCTCCGCATCGTCGGTCTCGTCTACAATGTCGCGGGTCCGTTCGGCGGCGGATCGCTCGACCCCGATGTCGGCCTGACCCGCGCGGGGAAGCGGCTGGTCGAGGAAATCCACAAGGAGCGGCTGGTGCTCGACGTCGGCGGGCATACGGCGGAGGCGACCTCGTTCGGGGCGCTCGAAATCTCGAAGGGCATGCCGGTCATCTGCTCGCACACCAATTTGCGCTCGAAGGTCGATAATGCCCGCAACATGACCGACAAGCTGATCGAGGCGATCGCAGCGACCGGCGGGGTGATCGGGCTGACCAAGGTCAATGATTTCCACGCCCGGGTGCGCAACTCGCCCGAACCGGTGACGGCGCAGGTCGGGATCGAAAAGCATCTCGACCAATATGACTATATGAAGAAGCTGGTCGGCGTCGATCATATCGCGCTCGGCTCCGACTTCATGTGGGGCCGCAAGGATCTCGTCGCGATCATTCCCGAACTGTGGCCCGGCGATGTCTACAGCAACAATCCGCCCTGGTTCATGGTCAAGGATACCGAGACGGTGACCGAATATCCCAATGTCACCAAAGGGCTGATGGAACGCGGCTGGACCGACGAGGAAATCCGCAAGGTGCTCGGCGGCAACCTGCTGCGCGTGTTCGAAAAGATATGGGGCGCCTGA
- a CDS encoding PQQ-dependent dehydrogenase, methanol/ethanol family gives MKILSGRGKYFVIAAALVAAAILVSQLVSFGPRKGAEGVDQQRLLNAAAEPANWLAHGGTFLEQRYSALDQINAGNAAKLGLAWSFEFDTNRGQEATPIVVDGVIYTSTAWSKVYALDGKTGKELWQFDPKVDGDRAVYGCCDVVSRGVAVWKGKVFVATFDGRLIAVDAKTGKQIWSAQTTDNSKPYTITGAPRVFKDKVIIGNGGAELGVRGYVTAYDTETGKLVWRFYTVPGDPAKGPDGAASDPIMATAVKSWAGKWYDYGGGGTVWDSIVYDPDFDQVYLGVGNGSPWNRRIRSDGKGDNLFLASIVALDADTGKYKWHYQGSPGDSWDYTHTQQMMLATLPVDGKERKVLMQAPKNGFFYLIDRETGKLVSAKPFVKQSWVDHIDLKTGRPVMSANAYYEDGVKMIEPSSVGGHNWQPMSYSPRTGLVYIPTVQWSLKYDQDPAYKFRPGRLNIGAQVMLNEKEPNGSGALIAWDPVKQREVWRVEQPEMINGGTLATAGDLVFAGNAHGEFTAFGAKDGKKLWTYKQPVGIMAGPVSYSIDGEQYVAVLVGKGGGAMGIPDTKRPRLPQPNGRIMVFKLGGNAAWPKQDLTPAPANPPKERFAADKVNAGAIVYGENCAACHEGLAAPDLRRSGALADAAVWKSIVIDGALKDNGMVSFARWITPEQAETIRAYMGEQARLLQQEEAKK, from the coding sequence ATGAAGATCCTGTCGGGCCGGGGAAAATATTTCGTCATCGCGGCGGCGCTTGTCGCCGCCGCGATCCTCGTCAGCCAGTTGGTGTCGTTCGGGCCGCGCAAGGGCGCGGAGGGCGTCGACCAGCAGCGCTTGCTGAACGCGGCGGCCGAGCCGGCGAACTGGCTGGCACATGGCGGAACGTTCCTCGAGCAGCGCTATAGCGCGCTCGACCAGATCAACGCCGGCAACGCCGCCAAGCTGGGGCTCGCCTGGTCTTTCGAGTTCGACACCAACCGCGGGCAGGAAGCGACGCCGATCGTCGTCGACGGCGTCATCTATACCTCGACCGCCTGGTCGAAGGTTTATGCGCTCGACGGAAAGACGGGCAAGGAGCTCTGGCAATTCGATCCGAAGGTCGACGGCGACCGCGCCGTCTATGGCTGCTGCGATGTCGTCAGCCGCGGCGTTGCGGTGTGGAAGGGCAAGGTTTTCGTCGCGACCTTCGACGGCCGGCTGATCGCGGTCGATGCCAAGACCGGCAAGCAGATCTGGTCCGCGCAGACCACCGACAATTCGAAACCCTATACGATCACCGGCGCGCCGCGCGTGTTCAAGGACAAGGTGATCATCGGCAACGGCGGCGCCGAACTGGGCGTGCGCGGTTATGTCACCGCCTATGACACCGAAACGGGCAAGCTCGTCTGGCGTTTCTATACCGTGCCGGGCGACCCGGCAAAAGGCCCCGACGGCGCCGCTTCCGACCCGATCATGGCGACGGCGGTAAAGAGCTGGGCCGGCAAATGGTATGATTATGGCGGCGGCGGCACCGTCTGGGATTCGATCGTCTACGACCCCGATTTCGACCAGGTCTATCTGGGGGTCGGCAACGGCTCGCCGTGGAACCGCCGGATCCGTTCGGACGGCAAGGGCGACAATCTGTTCCTTGCCTCGATCGTCGCACTCGACGCCGATACCGGCAAATATAAATGGCATTATCAGGGGTCGCCGGGCGATAGCTGGGATTACACGCACACGCAGCAGATGATGCTCGCGACGCTGCCGGTCGATGGCAAGGAGCGCAAGGTGCTGATGCAAGCGCCGAAAAACGGCTTCTTCTACCTCATCGACCGCGAAACCGGGAAGCTCGTGTCGGCCAAGCCCTTCGTGAAGCAGAGCTGGGTCGATCACATCGACCTCAAGACCGGCCGCCCGGTGATGAGCGCCAACGCCTATTATGAGGACGGCGTGAAGATGATCGAGCCGTCGTCGGTCGGCGGACACAATTGGCAGCCGATGTCGTACAGCCCGCGCACCGGCCTCGTCTATATCCCGACCGTCCAGTGGAGCCTGAAATATGATCAGGACCCGGCGTATAAATTTCGCCCCGGACGTCTCAATATCGGCGCGCAGGTGATGCTCAACGAAAAGGAGCCGAACGGTTCGGGCGCGCTGATCGCGTGGGATCCGGTCAAGCAGCGCGAAGTGTGGCGTGTCGAGCAGCCCGAGATGATCAATGGCGGCACGCTGGCGACCGCGGGCGACCTTGTCTTTGCGGGCAATGCGCATGGCGAGTTCACGGCGTTCGGCGCGAAGGACGGCAAGAAGCTCTGGACCTACAAGCAGCCGGTCGGGATCATGGCCGGCCCGGTCAGCTACAGCATCGACGGCGAGCAATATGTCGCGGTGCTGGTCGGCAAGGGCGGCGGTGCGATGGGGATTCCCGACACCAAAAGGCCGCGCCTGCCGCAGCCGAACGGGCGGATCATGGTCTTCAAACTCGGCGGCAATGCCGCCTGGCCGAAGCAGGACCTGACCCCGGCGCCCGCCAATCCGCCGAAGGAACGCTTCGCGGCGGACAAGGTCAATGCCGGGGCGATCGTCTATGGCGAAAATTGCGCCGCCTGCCACGAAGGTCTCGCAGCACCCGACCTGCGCCGGTCGGGGGCGCTGGCCGACGCTGCGGTCTGGAAGAGCATCGTCATCGACGGCGCGCTCAAGGACAATGGCATGGTGAGCTTCGCGCGCTGGATCACGCCCGAACAGGCCGAAACCATCCGCGCCTATATGGGCGAGCAGGCGCGCCTGCTGCAGCAGGAAGAAGCGAAGAAATGA
- a CDS encoding DUF885 domain-containing protein, with amino-acid sequence MTALRLAAAGALVLAGLGGAPAFAFEAPGAAAPAVDAETVRLNAWFDAKFEEEMAFSPMSRGYQGDKTDYDKIDDFSEEAEDRKMDWQRRSVEEMKAKFDRAKLPEDAQLSYDLWIYRYEDAAGYAKFRRNNYVFQQMYGPHTRIPQFLMQVHKVDDVADMDAYIVRIGEVARAQLQLLDIAKKNAEAGSRVPRFSYEAMIGQARALITGAPFGGEGESAIWSDATGKIDGLVKAGKIDQAKADAYKEAARQALTTKWLPAYQALIAWFESELPKADAVATGVGKNPNGKAYYDMLLVSSTTTDLTAEQIHQIGLDEVARIKGEMEKIKEQVGFKGTLQDFFKFVRDDPRFYYPNTDAGRQQYIDAATAHIAFMKQQLPKYFGILPKADVIVKRVEPYREIAGGAQHYYMSTPDGSRPGVFYAHLLDMKSMPIPQLEVIAYHEALPGHHMNFAIAQELTDIPNFRKFLYVNAYQEGWGLYTEKLGKEMGAYKDPYSDFGRLTTEIWRAIRLVVDTGLHSKGWTEDQAVQYFTENSAASEGQIKAEVRRYIIMPGQATGYKIGMIQMEKLRKKAEDALGDKFDIKGFHDTILGRGQAPLDLLERRVDQWIARQKAA; translated from the coding sequence ATGACGGCGCTCCGTCTCGCCGCCGCGGGTGCGCTTGTCCTCGCCGGACTCGGCGGCGCACCGGCATTTGCCTTCGAGGCGCCCGGCGCGGCAGCGCCTGCGGTCGATGCCGAGACGGTGCGCCTCAACGCCTGGTTCGACGCGAAGTTCGAGGAGGAAATGGCGTTCAGTCCGATGTCGCGCGGCTATCAGGGCGACAAGACCGACTATGACAAGATCGACGATTTTTCGGAGGAAGCCGAAGACCGCAAAATGGACTGGCAGCGCCGGTCGGTCGAAGAGATGAAGGCGAAGTTCGACCGCGCCAAGCTGCCCGAGGATGCGCAGCTTTCCTACGATCTCTGGATCTATCGCTATGAGGATGCGGCGGGCTACGCGAAGTTCCGGCGCAACAATTATGTCTTCCAGCAGATGTACGGGCCGCACACGCGCATCCCGCAATTCCTGATGCAGGTGCACAAGGTCGACGATGTGGCGGACATGGACGCCTATATCGTGCGGATCGGCGAAGTCGCGCGCGCGCAGTTGCAATTGCTCGACATCGCGAAAAAAAATGCCGAGGCAGGGTCGCGGGTGCCGCGCTTTTCCTATGAAGCGATGATCGGGCAGGCGCGCGCACTGATCACCGGCGCGCCGTTCGGCGGCGAGGGCGAGAGCGCGATCTGGTCGGATGCCACGGGGAAAATCGACGGGCTGGTCAAGGCTGGCAAGATCGATCAGGCCAAGGCCGATGCCTATAAGGAAGCCGCGCGGCAGGCGCTGACCACGAAATGGTTGCCGGCCTATCAGGCGCTGATCGCCTGGTTCGAATCCGAGTTGCCGAAGGCCGATGCGGTCGCGACCGGGGTCGGCAAGAATCCGAACGGCAAGGCCTATTACGACATGCTGCTCGTCAGTTCGACGACGACCGACCTCACCGCCGAACAGATCCACCAGATCGGTCTCGACGAGGTCGCGCGGATCAAGGGCGAGATGGAGAAGATCAAGGAGCAGGTCGGTTTCAAGGGGACGCTGCAGGACTTCTTCAAATTCGTCCGCGACGATCCGCGTTTCTATTATCCGAACACCGATGCGGGGCGGCAGCAATATATCGACGCTGCGACCGCGCACATCGCCTTCATGAAGCAGCAGCTGCCGAAATATTTCGGTATTCTGCCCAAGGCCGATGTCATCGTCAAACGCGTCGAACCCTATCGCGAGATCGCCGGCGGTGCGCAGCATTATTATATGTCGACCCCCGACGGGTCGCGGCCGGGCGTCTTCTACGCGCATCTGCTCGACATGAAGTCGATGCCGATCCCGCAGCTCGAGGTGATCGCCTATCATGAGGCGCTGCCCGGGCATCACATGAACTTTGCGATCGCGCAGGAACTGACCGACATCCCGAACTTCCGCAAATTTCTGTACGTCAATGCCTATCAGGAGGGCTGGGGCCTTTACACCGAGAAGCTCGGCAAGGAGATGGGCGCTTACAAGGATCCCTATTCGGACTTTGGCCGCCTGACGACTGAGATCTGGCGCGCGATCCGGCTGGTCGTCGACACCGGGCTCCATTCCAAGGGCTGGACCGAAGATCAGGCGGTCCAATATTTCACCGAAAATTCGGCCGCTTCCGAAGGCCAGATCAAGGCTGAGGTCCGGCGCTACATCATCATGCCGGGGCAGGCGACCGGCTACAAGATCGGCATGATCCAGATGGAGAAGCTGCGCAAGAAGGCCGAAGACGCGCTGGGCGACAAGTTCGATATCAAGGGCTTCCACGACACGATCCTCGGCCGCGGGCAGGCGCCGCTCGACCTGCTCGAACGCCGCGTCGACCAGTGGATCGCAAGGCAAAAGGCGGCCTGA
- a CDS encoding amidohydrolase family protein encodes MKIAARISGLLLAATMIASPALAQDSGPEARPIYNRDQWLPKSVPLSDDVLRIPVPADYNAPKGSFVLVGGRLFDGTGKPARPATIVVQGKAITAVLGPDDKNWPADAVVYDVTGKTVMPGLIDLHTHLTFLDVADSSVYSAAHLSGAESAMRGLRRMGIHLQAGVTSVRDVASHGDTPFVLKRLQAAGEIAGPRIFTAGQLITQTGGHAALHAMMPGYPEKPNDNPNSMVRIASGPDEWREAVRIQFAKGADLIKLASEYSQAEITAAVDEAHSLGMPVTVDSETQYIDMAIKAGVDSIEHPLPRSDAAVALMAKRGIASVPTFVPYRIISRSSGGYFGSTSRRFELNETTILEMGKKMRRAGVKMGIGLDLIVNWPEYMPGAYINELESFTQIGYTKAEALVAATKTSAEIMHMGDRLGTIEPGKLADIIVVDGNPDEDFKALEKVRTAFVGGRLMLQDGRIYKPAHEEVPMPERK; translated from the coding sequence ATGAAGATCGCCGCACGGATTTCGGGGCTGCTGCTTGCCGCCACCATGATTGCTTCGCCCGCGCTCGCGCAGGATAGCGGGCCCGAGGCGCGGCCGATCTATAATCGCGATCAGTGGCTGCCCAAGTCGGTGCCGCTTTCGGACGATGTGCTGCGGATTCCGGTCCCCGCCGACTATAACGCGCCGAAGGGATCGTTCGTGCTCGTCGGCGGCCGGCTGTTCGACGGCACCGGCAAGCCGGCGCGCCCGGCGACGATCGTCGTGCAGGGCAAGGCGATCACCGCCGTCCTCGGTCCCGACGACAAGAACTGGCCCGCCGATGCCGTCGTTTACGATGTCACCGGCAAGACGGTGATGCCGGGCCTGATCGACCTCCACACGCACCTGACCTTCCTCGATGTCGCCGACTCCAGCGTCTATTCGGCCGCGCATCTCAGCGGTGCGGAATCGGCGATGCGCGGGCTGCGGCGGATGGGCATCCATCTGCAGGCCGGCGTGACCAGCGTGCGCGACGTCGCGTCGCACGGCGACACGCCCTTCGTGCTCAAGCGGCTGCAGGCGGCGGGTGAAATCGCCGGGCCGCGCATCTTCACCGCGGGGCAGCTGATCACCCAGACCGGCGGCCACGCCGCGCTGCACGCGATGATGCCGGGCTATCCCGAAAAGCCGAACGACAATCCCAATTCGATGGTGCGGATCGCGTCCGGCCCCGACGAATGGCGCGAAGCGGTGCGCATCCAGTTCGCCAAGGGCGCCGACCTGATCAAGCTCGCCAGCGAATATTCGCAGGCGGAAATCACTGCCGCGGTCGACGAGGCGCACTCGCTCGGCATGCCGGTGACCGTCGACAGCGAGACGCAGTACATCGACATGGCGATCAAGGCCGGCGTCGACTCGATCGAGCATCCGCTGCCGCGCAGCGATGCGGCGGTCGCGCTGATGGCGAAGCGCGGCATCGCCTCGGTCCCGACCTTCGTGCCCTATCGCATCATCAGCCGCTCGTCGGGCGGCTATTTCGGTTCGACCTCGCGCCGCTTCGAACTCAACGAGACGACGATCCTGGAGATGGGCAAGAAGATGCGCCGCGCCGGGGTCAAGATGGGGATCGGGCTCGACCTGATCGTCAATTGGCCCGAATATATGCCCGGCGCCTATATCAACGAACTCGAGAGCTTTACCCAGATCGGCTACACCAAGGCCGAGGCGTTGGTCGCGGCGACCAAGACGAGCGCCGAGATCATGCACATGGGCGACCGGCTGGGGACGATCGAGCCCGGCAAGCTGGCCGACATCATCGTCGTCGACGGCAACCCCGACGAAGATTTCAAGGCGCTGGAAAAAGTGCGCACCGCTTTCGTCGGCGGCCGGCTGATGCTGCAGGACGGCCGCATCTATAAGCCCGCGCACGAAGAAGTGCCGATGCCGGAGAGGAAATAG